Proteins from a genomic interval of Arvicola amphibius chromosome 10, mArvAmp1.2, whole genome shotgun sequence:
- the LOC119824848 gene encoding SH3 domain-binding glutamic acid-rich protein isoform X2: MRENVPGEKKPQNGIPLPPQIFNEEHYCGDFDSFFSAKEENIIYSFLGLAPPPGSKVTKPEEASSLPNGDVAGEAEGSAEGTEKAEESGENEAQKEDSEDTGNVSESQEKNEEEGEEGARTTEETEEVTEEGAEGEAEEEEAEEEAGEGEDS, encoded by the exons atgAGAGAGAATGTGCCCGGGGAGAAGAAGCCTCAGAATGGGATTCCTTTGCCACCTCAGATCTTCAATGAAGAGCACTATTGTGGG GACTTTGACTCTTTCTTCtctgcaaaagaagaaaatattatttactcATTCCTTGGTTTGGCTCCCCCTCCAGGGTCAAAG GTGACAAAGCCCGAGGAAGCTTCTTCCCTTCCCAATGGAGATGTAGCAGGAGAGGCGGAAGGCTCTGCAGAG GGAACAGAGAAGGCCGAGGAAAGTGGAGAAAATGAGGCACAGAAAGAGGACAGTGAAGACACTGGCAACGTTTCTGAATCCCAAGAGAAGAAT gaagaagagggagaagagggagcaaGAACAACAGAAGAG ACAGAAGAGGTGacagaggaaggagcagagggagaggccgaggaagaggaagctgaggaagaagcaggagaaggggaagacTCTTAG
- the LOC119824848 gene encoding SH3 domain-binding glutamic acid-rich protein isoform X3: MVIKVFVATSSGSIAIRKKQQEVVGFLEANKIDFKELDIAGDEDNRKWMRENVPGEKKPQNGIPLPPQIFNEEHYCGDFDSFFSAKEENIIYSFLGLAPPPGSKVTKPEEASSLPNGDVAGEAEGSAEGTEKAEESGENEAQKEDSEDTGNVSESQEKNEEEGEEGARTTEETEEVTEEGAEGEAEEEEAEEEAGEGEDS, encoded by the exons ATGGTTATCAAAGTGTTTGTTGCCACATCTTCTGGGTCCATAGCG ATTAGAAAGAAACAGCAAGAAGTGGTGGGCTTTTTGGAAGCCAATAAAATAGACTTTAAGGAACTGGACATCGCCGGGGatgaagacaacaggaagtggatgAGAGAGAATGTGCCCGGGGAGAAGAAGCCTCAGAATGGGATTCCTTTGCCACCTCAGATCTTCAATGAAGAGCACTATTGTGGG GACTTTGACTCTTTCTTCtctgcaaaagaagaaaatattatttactcATTCCTTGGTTTGGCTCCCCCTCCAGGGTCAAAG GTGACAAAGCCCGAGGAAGCTTCTTCCCTTCCCAATGGAGATGTAGCAGGAGAGGCGGAAGGCTCTGCAGAG GGAACAGAGAAGGCCGAGGAAAGTGGAGAAAATGAGGCACAGAAAGAGGACAGTGAAGACACTGGCAACGTTTCTGAATCCCAAGAGAAGAAT gaagaagagggagaagagggagcaaGAACAACAGAAGAG ACAGAAGAGGTGacagaggaaggagcagagggagaggccgaggaagaggaagctgaggaagaagcaggagaaggggaagacTCTTAG